The Candidatus Binataceae bacterium genome includes a region encoding these proteins:
- a CDS encoding carboxypeptidase-like regulatory domain-containing protein gives MFTKSSIAIGLLSGLLLLPPQAYCADIAGKVANSQDSPALPAHVSVKDKNGSIVGQADADSVGHYRIRGLSSGEYDITLNLPGTKYLGQTIQTGLRPEGLCLDWRVSETAAALATGRPGATLGACEAAAAAGSGAGLGLALGAGAVVVGGGVIGGLAAGGVFNGGGGGTPPKPASPGI, from the coding sequence ATGTTCACCAAGTCTTCGATCGCTATTGGTCTGCTGAGCGGACTCCTGTTGCTGCCGCCCCAGGCCTACTGCGCCGATATTGCCGGCAAGGTCGCCAATTCCCAGGATTCTCCGGCTCTGCCGGCGCATGTCAGCGTCAAGGACAAGAACGGCAGTATCGTCGGCCAGGCCGATGCTGACTCTGTCGGGCATTATCGGATTCGTGGGCTTTCGAGCGGCGAATACGACATCACGCTCAATCTTCCCGGCACCAAGTACCTCGGCCAGACGATTCAGACTGGCCTTCGCCCCGAGGGTCTCTGCCTCGACTGGAGGGTCTCCGAAACGGCAGCCGCGCTTGCGACCGGTCGCCCGGGCGCAACTCTGGGCGCGTGCGAGGCCGCGGCAGCCGCTGGCAGTGGTGCAGGACTCGGACTGGCGCTGGGTGCAGGCGCGGTCGTCGTAGGCGGCGGCGTGATTGGCGGTCTGGCCGCTGGCGGCGTATTCAATGGCGGCGGTGGCGGAACGCCCCCCAAGCCGGCCAGTCCCGGAATCTAA
- a CDS encoding NAD-dependent epimerase/dehydratase family protein, with protein MPTKVLITGAGGFIGSHLASRLRSDGCWVRGVDVKAPEFRASDCDEFQILDMRLLENCLAATRGIDEVYALAADMGGMGFISAHHSQILYNNATINFHTLEAARQNGVKRYLYSSSACVYPEFKQTETNVTPLREEDAYPAQPQDAYGWEKLITERLCTHYREDYGIETRIVRFHNIFGPYGTWEGGREKAPAALCRKVAVAKLTNKPEIEIWGDGEQTRSFCYIDDCVTGIDKLIHSNYREPLNLGQDRMVTINELADMVAAIAGIKIAKKHIPGPQGVRGRNSDNTRLRQVLGWVPEVSLEQGLAETYRWIEDQVRAKLAR; from the coding sequence ATGCCCACAAAGGTATTGATCACCGGCGCCGGCGGCTTCATCGGCAGCCATCTTGCCAGCCGGCTGAGAAGCGACGGATGCTGGGTTCGCGGCGTCGATGTCAAAGCGCCCGAGTTTCGTGCGAGCGACTGCGACGAATTCCAGATCCTCGATATGCGCCTGCTGGAGAACTGCCTTGCCGCCACGCGCGGAATCGACGAGGTCTATGCGCTCGCGGCCGACATGGGCGGGATGGGCTTCATCTCGGCCCATCACTCGCAGATCCTCTACAACAACGCGACCATCAACTTTCACACCCTCGAAGCCGCGCGCCAGAACGGCGTCAAGCGCTATCTCTACAGCTCGTCAGCCTGCGTTTATCCCGAGTTCAAGCAGACCGAGACCAACGTCACGCCGCTGCGCGAAGAAGATGCGTATCCGGCACAGCCGCAGGACGCCTACGGTTGGGAGAAGCTGATCACTGAGCGACTCTGCACGCACTATCGCGAGGACTACGGCATCGAGACGCGTATCGTGCGCTTCCACAATATCTTCGGCCCTTACGGCACCTGGGAGGGCGGGCGTGAGAAGGCACCGGCCGCGCTCTGCCGCAAAGTCGCGGTCGCCAAGTTAACCAACAAACCCGAGATCGAAATCTGGGGCGACGGCGAGCAGACCCGCTCGTTCTGTTACATCGACGATTGCGTCACCGGCATCGACAAGCTGATTCATTCGAACTATCGCGAGCCGCTCAACCTCGGGCAGGATCGGATGGTCACGATTAACGAGCTGGCCGATATGGTCGCCGCGATCGCCGGGATCAAGATCGCGAAGAAGCACATCCCGGGACCGCAGGGCGTGCGCGGACGCAACTCCGACAACACCCGTTTGCGCCAGGTGCTCGGATGGGTACCCGAAGTCTCGCTCGAGCAGGGTCTCGCCGAGACTTACCGCTGGATCGAAGACCAGGTGCGCGCCAAGCTCGCGCGCTAG
- a CDS encoding polysaccharide biosynthesis/export family protein, whose protein sequence is MRIRNALRLTFVVFGSVGMIFSACAPQATQDPPATGPARTAMVSPTTSPPPADLSPESMGQLNKLWQDRLAEAQDFPIGAGDVLEISIANVKEIEDRTVRVDGKGDILLPLVGSVHVAGLTEPQVSDKLADALHKYVYHPEINLLVKTYSSRVVGVMGSVRTPGLYVLNGPDDTIHDLIERAGGLADNASHEVLLSPALPGAKSAEALSQQYADGAAALSKHPANGGIVNNADAQVSGGITQAALEVNHSPFVQAPSASDFDAASAYVIELDGGGQAHKYVNLPLRPGDTLFVPPAGQISVVGWVYHPSVMPVSHGLTALGAVSAAGGLMYAADPASVKIMRHEADNQTRIIDVDLAAVQKGEATDVALQANDIVEVGYSTMKIPGYALYYAAQGIVSFAPAAALVSGL, encoded by the coding sequence ATGCGCATTCGTAACGCTCTTCGCCTGACATTCGTGGTGTTTGGCTCCGTGGGCATGATCTTCTCGGCATGCGCCCCACAAGCGACTCAGGATCCCCCTGCAACGGGTCCCGCGCGGACTGCGATGGTATCGCCAACGACTTCGCCACCGCCCGCGGATCTAAGCCCCGAATCCATGGGGCAGCTCAACAAGCTTTGGCAGGACCGCCTGGCTGAGGCGCAGGATTTTCCAATCGGTGCCGGCGATGTGCTCGAAATCTCGATCGCGAACGTGAAGGAGATCGAGGACCGCACGGTCCGCGTCGACGGCAAGGGCGACATCCTGTTGCCGCTGGTCGGCTCGGTTCACGTTGCGGGACTCACCGAACCGCAAGTCAGCGACAAGCTCGCCGACGCGCTGCATAAATATGTCTATCATCCCGAGATCAACCTGCTCGTGAAGACTTACTCGAGCAGAGTGGTGGGCGTAATGGGCTCGGTGCGGACCCCGGGGCTCTACGTTCTAAACGGCCCTGACGACACGATCCACGATCTGATCGAACGGGCGGGCGGCCTTGCCGACAACGCCTCGCATGAGGTGCTGCTGAGTCCCGCACTGCCGGGCGCAAAGAGCGCAGAGGCGCTTTCGCAGCAGTACGCCGACGGTGCGGCCGCACTGAGCAAGCATCCCGCAAACGGCGGGATCGTCAACAATGCGGACGCCCAGGTTTCCGGCGGAATCACCCAGGCCGCGCTCGAGGTAAATCATTCTCCCTTCGTGCAAGCGCCGTCGGCGAGCGATTTCGACGCCGCGTCAGCCTACGTCATCGAGCTCGATGGCGGCGGCCAGGCGCACAAGTACGTCAACCTGCCGTTGCGGCCCGGTGACACTTTGTTTGTTCCGCCGGCCGGCCAGATCTCAGTGGTTGGCTGGGTCTATCATCCCTCGGTCATGCCGGTGAGCCATGGCCTGACGGCGCTCGGCGCGGTTTCCGCGGCGGGCGGTCTGATGTATGCCGCCGATCCCGCTTCGGTGAAGATCATGCGCCACGAAGCGGACAACCAAACCAGGATTATCGATGTGGATCTCGCTGCGGTCCAGAAAGGGGAAGCGACTGACGTTGCGCTGCAGGCCAATGACATCGTTGAGGTCGGCTACTCAACGATGAAGATCCCCGGCTATGCGCTGTACTACGCAGCGCAGGGAATCGTTTCATTCGCGCCGGCTGCCGCGCTGGTGAGCGGACTATAA
- a CDS encoding alpha/beta hydrolase, with protein MEAGNQNWRSEQVGVAGYDLTVVRGGRGKPLLVLHDELGYPGWLKWNAALAEKRELVIPMHPGYGVSPAPEWIRTIRDLAGFYSIFVREQKLAPLDVIGFSLGGWIAAEMAAANPNQFAHMVLVAPAGIKPSEGEITDFFQIMAPDQLRATVRDPEATPEFAELFGGLSPQAFSLMEEARAQTARLAWQPFMHNPSLGHLLGVADSLPTLLVWGKEDGIVPISAARDYQRAIKNSKLVVFDKCGHRPEVEMLDRFVAETQKFLG; from the coding sequence ATGGAAGCGGGAAACCAAAACTGGCGCAGCGAACAAGTGGGGGTTGCGGGATACGATCTGACGGTCGTCAGGGGCGGCCGCGGCAAGCCGCTGCTCGTGCTGCATGACGAGCTTGGATATCCGGGATGGCTCAAGTGGAATGCGGCGCTTGCTGAGAAGCGCGAGCTGGTCATCCCGATGCATCCCGGGTACGGCGTGAGCCCGGCGCCCGAATGGATTCGCACCATTCGCGATCTCGCGGGCTTCTATTCGATCTTCGTCCGCGAGCAGAAACTGGCGCCGCTCGATGTCATCGGATTTTCGCTCGGCGGATGGATCGCGGCGGAAATGGCGGCTGCCAATCCTAATCAGTTCGCGCACATGGTTCTGGTCGCACCGGCAGGTATCAAACCGTCGGAGGGCGAGATCACCGACTTCTTTCAGATCATGGCGCCCGACCAGTTGCGCGCGACGGTGCGCGATCCCGAAGCGACGCCCGAGTTTGCCGAGTTGTTCGGCGGGCTTAGCCCCCAGGCTTTCTCGCTGATGGAAGAAGCGCGCGCGCAGACGGCGCGCCTCGCATGGCAGCCGTTCATGCACAATCCGAGTCTCGGCCATCTGCTGGGAGTCGCCGATTCGCTGCCGACACTTCTCGTCTGGGGTAAAGAGGACGGGATCGTGCCGATCAGCGCGGCCAGGGATTACCAGCGCGCGATCAAAAATTCGAAACTGGTCGTGTTCGACAAATGCGGGCATCGCCCGGAAGTCGAAATGCTCGATCGGTTCGTCGCTGAGACGCAAAAATTTCTCGGCTGA
- a CDS encoding SMP-30/gluconolactonase/LRE family protein, translating to MAITIDKIPGVKDKLGEGPVWDVTEKALYWIDGNAPAIHRLDPRTNAVKTWKTPKPIGSFALREKGGAVCAMTDGFYFFDFNSGEAKLVGETVAKPGTTFNDGKTDLRGRFIAGTLDSKFKGPAGSIFSLDESLKVSVLEPEIGCTNGPCFSPDNRTFYCSDSVSRTIAAYDYDLASGKVSNKRQFAAPKGVGGVPDGCTVDAEGNLWSAIAGGGKIICYKPDGSVARTVEVPVPIITSTMFGGDDLDVMYATSIGEKVLGMEPGPDGGSLFVIRGLGVKGKPEPRFKG from the coding sequence ATGGCGATCACGATCGACAAAATCCCTGGCGTCAAGGACAAGCTCGGCGAAGGGCCGGTGTGGGACGTTACCGAGAAGGCGCTTTACTGGATCGATGGCAACGCGCCCGCGATCCATCGGCTCGATCCCAGGACCAACGCGGTCAAAACGTGGAAGACGCCGAAACCGATCGGCTCGTTCGCGCTGCGCGAGAAGGGCGGCGCCGTGTGCGCCATGACCGACGGCTTCTACTTCTTCGATTTCAATTCGGGCGAGGCCAAGCTCGTCGGCGAGACCGTTGCCAAGCCGGGCACCACGTTCAATGACGGCAAGACCGATCTGCGCGGACGCTTCATCGCCGGCACGCTCGATTCGAAGTTCAAAGGTCCGGCGGGCTCGATCTTCAGCCTCGATGAATCGCTCAAGGTAAGCGTGCTCGAGCCCGAGATCGGATGCACCAACGGTCCGTGCTTCAGTCCCGATAATCGCACCTTCTATTGCTCCGACAGCGTGAGCCGGACAATCGCGGCTTACGACTACGATCTCGCAAGCGGCAAGGTTTCGAACAAGCGCCAATTCGCAGCGCCAAAAGGAGTTGGCGGTGTGCCCGACGGATGCACCGTCGATGCGGAAGGCAACCTGTGGTCGGCGATCGCGGGCGGCGGAAAGATCATTTGCTACAAGCCCGATGGATCAGTCGCGCGCACCGTCGAAGTGCCGGTGCCGATCATCACGAGCACGATGTTCGGCGGCGACGACCTGGACGTGATGTATGCGACATCGATCGGCGAGAAAGTTCTCGGGATGGAGCCCGGACCCGACGGCGGCAGCCTATTTGTGATCCGCGGCCTGGGCGTCAAGGGCAAGCCGGAGCCGCGCTTCAAAGGCTGA
- a CDS encoding polysaccharide biosynthesis tyrosine autokinase, which yields MRQVTLLDPGEETRFIEARPIRPTHSFGPDAWLDFHEYRRILQKHLRLVIVITMVCAGFALVRDLMSEPTYTASTTLLIRAAPSLVYQNENLSLSGSQDASQEPYDDTQNELLKSASLATRVIQEQGLAKPEPHPAHRAGSSSSFVNTIRNTVANWFPGLALKRPTTAADEDPLAEAVPRSTIGWYLGSLQVKPIENTQLVRLEFTAADPNLAAKIANAHARAYIQRGVELNAQATDEAQKYLNTKLDELKRRVEQSELALNNYRRDKGIIPGLISLNGNQDVIVEQLNKLDRDLQDAHLKTITLGTQLELVKAGRTDALPQVMDNKVIQGLKADLDQLESKYASMRGEYTDDYPEMRELREKIDGSRTVIDRELKTTVANVNEEYQASLKSEQAIAAELDKQKSFALGLNDAAIKYVMLEREAETNRELYDTILKRIKNLAVAGDAHATSVSVVDMAQPPGSPSSPRTRRDVMAGTMLGLLLGICAALFIERLDNTLKTPEEMERYLKLPSLATIPDFTSAISVTSRYNISYITKPQLMDMRTDEMHGRDLIATYGKYSVLGESFRHLRSALRLSRAGAPPKTIMISSALPGEGKSTVAVNTASVFARTGSTVLLIDGDLRRPRCHRLLDLKNRAGLTEALTGAGGIELIQPTPVENLFLLSCGRIPPNPSELLGSERMKAFLDEVSQQYDYVIIDSSPVMLVSDPLDLSCLVDGVVLIAAGGHTPRHQVMAALGRLESVDAKILGVVLNKVRLHKADFPHYFSKGYQGYYNGLDSAAEFDESSLDDTAAVRQFPRSESERA from the coding sequence ATGCGCCAAGTCACACTACTCGATCCCGGCGAAGAGACCCGTTTCATCGAAGCGCGGCCCATTCGCCCCACCCACTCTTTCGGCCCCGACGCATGGTTGGACTTTCACGAGTATCGCCGGATTCTGCAAAAGCATCTGCGCCTAGTCATCGTGATCACGATGGTGTGCGCGGGCTTTGCCCTGGTCCGCGACCTGATGTCGGAGCCGACCTATACGGCCAGCACGACGCTGCTGATCCGCGCCGCACCGTCGCTAGTCTATCAGAACGAGAATCTTTCGCTCTCCGGATCGCAGGATGCGTCCCAGGAGCCCTACGACGATACCCAAAACGAGCTCTTGAAGTCCGCGAGCCTGGCGACGCGAGTCATCCAGGAGCAAGGCCTGGCGAAGCCTGAACCGCATCCGGCGCATCGCGCCGGATCGTCGTCGTCGTTCGTCAATACGATCCGCAACACGGTCGCCAACTGGTTCCCCGGACTCGCACTGAAGCGCCCGACGACGGCGGCCGACGAAGATCCTCTCGCCGAGGCGGTTCCGCGCTCGACAATCGGCTGGTACCTCGGATCGCTCCAGGTCAAGCCGATCGAAAATACTCAGCTGGTGCGGCTGGAGTTCACGGCCGCCGATCCCAACCTCGCCGCGAAGATCGCGAACGCTCACGCGCGCGCTTATATCCAGCGCGGCGTCGAGCTGAACGCGCAAGCCACCGACGAGGCGCAAAAATACCTCAATACCAAGCTCGACGAGTTGAAACGCCGCGTCGAGCAATCCGAACTCGCACTCAACAATTATCGGCGCGACAAGGGGATCATCCCGGGGCTGATCTCGCTTAACGGCAATCAGGACGTCATCGTCGAACAGCTCAACAAGCTCGATCGCGATCTGCAGGACGCGCACCTCAAGACCATCACGCTCGGCACCCAGCTCGAGCTCGTCAAGGCTGGACGCACCGATGCGCTGCCTCAGGTGATGGACAACAAAGTCATCCAGGGCCTCAAGGCTGATCTCGACCAGCTCGAGTCGAAATACGCCAGCATGCGCGGCGAATACACCGACGATTATCCCGAGATGCGCGAGCTGCGCGAAAAAATCGACGGCTCGCGCACCGTCATCGATCGTGAGCTCAAGACCACCGTCGCCAACGTCAACGAGGAGTACCAGGCCTCGCTCAAAAGCGAGCAGGCGATCGCGGCCGAGCTCGATAAACAGAAGAGCTTCGCGCTCGGCCTCAACGACGCCGCGATCAAGTACGTGATGCTCGAGCGCGAGGCGGAAACCAATCGCGAGCTTTACGACACCATCCTGAAGCGGATTAAGAATCTCGCCGTGGCTGGCGATGCGCACGCCACCAGCGTCTCGGTCGTCGATATGGCGCAACCGCCCGGCAGCCCCTCGAGCCCGCGCACCAGGCGCGATGTCATGGCCGGCACCATGCTCGGGCTGTTGCTCGGCATCTGCGCCGCGCTCTTCATCGAGCGGCTCGACAACACGCTCAAGACCCCCGAGGAGATGGAGCGTTACCTGAAGCTGCCGAGCCTTGCGACGATTCCCGATTTCACCAGCGCGATCTCCGTCACCTCGCGCTACAACATCAGCTACATCACCAAGCCGCAGTTGATGGATATGAGGACGGACGAAATGCACGGCCGCGACCTCATCGCGACTTACGGCAAGTATTCCGTGCTGGGCGAATCGTTCCGCCATTTGCGCAGCGCGCTGCGATTGTCACGCGCGGGCGCGCCGCCGAAAACGATCATGATCAGCAGCGCGCTGCCCGGCGAGGGCAAGAGCACGGTGGCGGTGAACACGGCCTCGGTTTTTGCCCGCACTGGATCGACGGTGCTGCTGATCGACGGCGACCTGCGGCGTCCGCGATGCCATCGCTTGCTCGATCTGAAGAATCGCGCCGGCTTGACCGAGGCGCTGACCGGCGCGGGCGGCATCGAACTCATCCAGCCGACTCCGGTCGAGAACCTGTTTCTCCTGAGCTGCGGCCGCATTCCGCCCAATCCGAGCGAGCTGCTCGGCTCGGAGCGCATGAAAGCCTTTCTCGACGAAGTGTCACAGCAGTATGACTATGTGATTATCGATTCGTCGCCGGTGATGCTGGTGAGCGATCCGCTCGATCTGTCATGCCTTGTCGATGGGGTCGTGCTAATCGCGGCGGGCGGGCATACGCCGCGTCATCAGGTAATGGCGGCCCTCGGGCGTCTGGAAAGCGTCGACGCCAAGATCCTGGGCGTCGTGTTGAACAAGGTGCGGCTGCACAAGGCCGACTTTCCGCATTACTTTTCCAAGGGTTACCAGGGCTACTACAACGGACTCGACAGTGCGGCGGAGTTCGACGAATCGTCGCTCGACGACACCGCCGCGGTGCGCCAATTCCCCCGCAGCGAGAGCGAGCGCGCCTGA
- a CDS encoding O-antigen ligase family protein yields the protein MRNRLVDLTDRLVVGGLVVLILATPICFGTVHPWAYHAAETIAFAMLAAVLLRMREERPAHKGIAEVWKIAIPAAALIGLVGFQLLPLPPALLHMLSPHTYDLYEHTLRGWPGTIDYPAPSTAQPSNADSQTVVMPTQSEVAGGAQVPFTAHHKAAKTDSAPVVGAAPAGAGIYASTWRSISPAPLLGIASALKFLAGVALFIIVAIYPITAETPPTDEDPLTRLLIRVILLSGFCVAALGLVQQATWNGKILWFYVPLDWRAPNLNRPRMMGPFVNPDHFAAYLAMIAPLFIARAWRGLAPSDDSRERDEAGPILCSAALVIVICAILLSQSRAIWGAAVVSLAIFTILTSRLRTPSVFRSRRGGLVTWIPILALAAIVVAALAVAIIGSAGRDQIDTRVGTSMAGGLDLWHRVDIWRDTLRMFRDHALLGVGFGAWPEMFPHYQRGAWPAEFLRNAHNDYVEAAAELGILGVLAFMTIGWRIARLVWRRWSAIAPRAQLTIVALVAGMTAEGFHEAFDFSLTIPAIGFLFAIFAGLTVRIAVARAPEPAPAIRARSLGWRAAPYAAAFALMLAVCSQLQASVVYPYYPVAATFTEARAMTLLHPANAGTHLALSSWYGETPAGMSEVARAVWIDPRNPFSRDLYARYLYNDGQYLASLNQLSLSVMWAPLYSDHIYLNARFIPYLSPPERGAIERGLAEAIERGYADAFATLGQFYVDTSRIADAARTYERGAEAADSPARRVQLLMLAGEAYVNVGQLDDAARDFNAARAARPDDAAPCVALLAQVMMPRKDVAGAQDLLKAGLDAGADPAPLLAAFAQVALAAGRPELARDALVKMVDYQPTYDNLLALGAFYAADHDYTRAAEALRRATDVDPQNPRAWFELAGAEDAAYQYVAADRDYLRAADLDPGDAAMRARYAAFKQKLAAGRADASAQAANPVNN from the coding sequence ATGCGAAATCGTCTGGTCGATCTGACCGATCGCCTCGTGGTGGGCGGATTGGTCGTGCTCATCCTGGCCACGCCGATCTGCTTCGGCACGGTGCATCCGTGGGCCTATCACGCGGCCGAGACCATTGCGTTCGCGATGCTCGCCGCGGTGCTGCTGCGGATGCGCGAGGAGCGCCCGGCGCACAAGGGAATCGCGGAGGTCTGGAAAATCGCGATTCCCGCGGCTGCGCTGATCGGGCTCGTCGGATTCCAGTTGCTGCCGCTTCCGCCGGCTCTGCTGCATATGCTGTCGCCGCATACCTACGACCTATATGAACACACGCTGCGCGGATGGCCGGGCACGATTGACTATCCCGCGCCATCCACGGCTCAGCCCTCGAACGCTGACAGCCAGACTGTCGTGATGCCGACGCAGAGTGAAGTCGCCGGCGGCGCGCAGGTTCCGTTTACCGCGCATCATAAGGCCGCGAAGACCGATTCGGCCCCGGTCGTCGGCGCTGCTCCCGCCGGCGCTGGAATCTACGCCTCGACGTGGCGATCGATCTCGCCGGCGCCACTGCTCGGGATCGCAAGCGCGCTCAAGTTCCTCGCCGGCGTCGCGCTTTTCATCATCGTCGCGATCTATCCGATCACTGCCGAGACGCCGCCCACTGACGAGGATCCGCTGACGCGCCTGCTCATCCGCGTGATCCTGCTGAGCGGATTCTGCGTTGCCGCGCTGGGCCTGGTGCAGCAGGCCACCTGGAACGGCAAGATACTATGGTTCTACGTGCCGCTCGATTGGCGCGCGCCGAATCTCAATCGCCCGCGCATGATGGGCCCGTTCGTCAATCCCGATCACTTCGCGGCCTATCTCGCGATGATCGCGCCGCTCTTCATCGCGCGCGCGTGGCGCGGACTCGCGCCTTCCGACGATTCCCGCGAGCGCGACGAAGCCGGCCCGATTCTATGCAGCGCCGCCCTGGTTATCGTCATCTGCGCGATCCTGCTCAGCCAATCGCGCGCGATTTGGGGCGCGGCAGTCGTCTCGCTCGCCATCTTCACAATTCTCACGAGCCGCCTCCGCACGCCGTCAGTCTTTCGTTCCCGCCGGGGCGGCCTCGTCACCTGGATTCCGATCCTTGCCCTTGCAGCTATCGTCGTCGCAGCGCTTGCCGTCGCGATCATCGGTTCTGCCGGACGCGATCAAATCGATACTCGCGTCGGGACCAGCATGGCCGGCGGCCTCGACCTCTGGCATCGCGTCGATATCTGGCGCGACACGCTCAGGATGTTCCGCGATCACGCGCTGCTGGGCGTCGGCTTCGGCGCGTGGCCCGAGATGTTCCCGCATTACCAACGCGGAGCGTGGCCCGCCGAGTTCCTGCGCAACGCCCACAACGACTATGTCGAGGCGGCCGCCGAGCTCGGCATCCTAGGCGTCCTTGCCTTTATGACGATCGGCTGGCGCATCGCGCGCCTCGTATGGCGCCGCTGGAGCGCGATCGCGCCCCGCGCGCAGCTCACCATCGTCGCCCTCGTCGCCGGGATGACCGCCGAGGGCTTTCACGAGGCCTTCGACTTCAGCCTCACCATTCCCGCGATCGGCTTCCTGTTCGCGATCTTCGCCGGCCTCACGGTGCGGATTGCCGTCGCGCGCGCGCCCGAGCCCGCCCCGGCGATTCGCGCCCGCAGCCTCGGCTGGCGCGCCGCCCCGTATGCCGCCGCCTTCGCCCTGATGCTCGCCGTATGCTCGCAGCTCCAGGCGAGCGTCGTCTATCCGTACTACCCCGTTGCCGCGACCTTTACCGAGGCGCGCGCGATGACCCTGCTCCATCCGGCCAACGCCGGCACCCACCTCGCGCTCTCTTCATGGTACGGCGAGACCCCGGCCGGGATGAGCGAAGTCGCGCGCGCGGTGTGGATCGATCCGCGCAACCCCTTCTCGCGCGATCTCTACGCCCGCTACCTCTACAACGACGGCCAGTATCTCGCCTCGCTGAACCAGCTCTCGCTGTCCGTGATGTGGGCGCCGCTCTACTCCGATCACATCTATCTTAACGCGCGGTTTATCCCCTACCTGTCGCCGCCCGAGCGCGGCGCTATCGAGCGCGGCCTCGCCGAGGCCATCGAGCGCGGCTACGCCGACGCCTTCGCCACCCTCGGCCAGTTCTATGTCGATACCAGCCGCATCGCCGATGCCGCCCGCACCTACGAGCGCGGCGCCGAGGCCGCCGACAGCCCCGCGCGCCGCGTCCAGCTCCTGATGCTCGCCGGTGAGGCCTACGTCAATGTCGGCCAGCTGGACGATGCCGCGCGCGACTTCAACGCCGCCCGCGCCGCGCGCCCCGACGACGCCGCGCCCTGCGTCGCGCTGCTCGCCCAGGTGATGATGCCGCGCAAGGACGTGGCCGGCGCGCAGGATCTCCTCAAAGCGGGCCTCGACGCCGGCGCCGATCCGGCGCCGCTGCTCGCCGCCTTCGCCCAGGTCGCGCTCGCCGCCGGCCGGCCCGAGCTCGCCCGCGATGCGCTCGTCAAGATGGTCGACTACCAGCCCACCTACGACAATTTGTTAGCGCTGGGCGCGTTCTACGCCGCCGATCATGACTACACCCGCGCCGCCGAGGCCTTGCGCCGCGCCACCGACGTCGATCCGCAGAACCCGCGCGCCTGGTTCGAGCTGGCCGGCGCCGAAGACGCCGCCTACCAGTATGTCGCCGCCGATCGCGACTACCTGCGCGCCGCCGATCTCGATCCGGGCGATGCCGCGATGCGCGCGCGCTACGCCGCCTTCAAACAAAAACTCGCCGCCGGCCGCGCCGACGCCAGCGCCCAGGCCGCCAACCCCGTAAACAACTAG